One genomic window of Hymenobacter sp. J193 includes the following:
- a CDS encoding DUF1206 domain-containing protein: MSLSNSISAAVPHSASSGIRALARFGFAAKGVVYLLLGILALLAATGQQGGQTADKKQAVQTLQGLPGGSVLLGLVAVGLLGYIIWRFTQAFRDTENKGSSAKGLGRRLGYAGSGLLYASLAWYAAQLAFRGSASGNSGSAQQSLVAKALSWPAGEWIVILVGLITIGSGLYQIYRAYSGSFQKHVNSADIPAGQQNMVYRTGQLGYTARGIVMAIIGYFFVQAGRQHSAAAAGTTDEAFDLLAAMGPVVLGIVALGLMAYGLYMLVQAKYPVLNVK; encoded by the coding sequence ATGTCTCTCTCCAACTCAATTTCTGCGGCGGTGCCGCACTCGGCTTCCAGCGGCATTCGGGCGCTGGCCCGCTTTGGCTTTGCGGCCAAAGGCGTGGTGTATTTACTGCTGGGTATTCTGGCGCTGCTGGCGGCTACCGGCCAGCAGGGCGGCCAGACGGCCGACAAAAAGCAAGCCGTACAAACCTTGCAAGGACTACCTGGCGGCTCCGTTTTGCTCGGGCTGGTTGCGGTAGGGCTCCTAGGTTACATCATCTGGCGCTTCACACAGGCCTTCCGCGACACCGAAAACAAGGGTTCCAGCGCTAAAGGGCTGGGGCGGCGCCTGGGCTACGCAGGTAGCGGGCTGCTTTACGCCAGTCTGGCCTGGTACGCGGCGCAGCTGGCCTTCCGGGGCTCAGCCAGTGGCAACAGCGGCAGTGCCCAGCAAAGCCTAGTGGCCAAAGCCCTGAGCTGGCCCGCCGGCGAGTGGATTGTTATCCTAGTCGGGCTGATTACGATTGGCAGCGGTCTATATCAGATTTACCGGGCTTATTCGGGCTCATTCCAGAAGCACGTGAACAGCGCCGATATTCCGGCCGGCCAGCAAAACATGGTGTACCGCACCGGGCAGCTGGGCTACACGGCCCGCGGCATCGTAATGGCCATCATCGGTTACTTCTTCGTGCAGGCGGGCCGCCAGCACAGCGCGGCGGCTGCCGGCACCACCGACGAAGCCTTTGACCTGCTGGCGGCTATGGGCCCCGTCGTGCTCGGCATTGTGGCGCTGGGTTTGATGGCCTACGGGCTCTACATGCTGGTGCAGGCGAAATACCCGGTACTGAATGTAAAATAG
- a CDS encoding CsbD family protein, which produces MDLNNNNLNDRTELRARGNWNEIKGQAKQKWGNLTDDDLDYQEGQQDEWFGRLQQKTGDAIDDIKGWFHRTF; this is translated from the coding sequence ATGGATCTGAACAACAATAACCTGAACGACCGCACGGAGCTGCGTGCCCGCGGCAACTGGAACGAAATCAAGGGCCAGGCCAAGCAGAAGTGGGGCAACCTCACCGACGACGACCTGGACTACCAGGAAGGCCAGCAGGATGAGTGGTTTGGCCGCCTCCAGCAGAAAACCGGCGACGCTATTGATGACATCAAAGGCTGGTTCCACCGCACGTTCTAA
- a CDS encoding XrtX-associated membrane protein yields MPTRSLPARLLWISSLLVLAGFLFCLGAYEKDILGQLNVVWHRYSTNLPTALTGSADPAITRLPVPVVGFYTLLYICLCLLLLRLLVVTSLRFRFILAAYAGSFGACLVLLVLAKLLPGALGLYQLGRNLIDFIVSPLPIMALVPLVYWYYPAAAPATAAK; encoded by the coding sequence ATGCCTACCCGTTCACTTCCTGCCCGCTTGCTATGGATTTCTAGCTTGCTGGTTTTAGCAGGTTTCCTGTTTTGCCTGGGTGCTTATGAGAAGGATATCCTTGGTCAGCTCAATGTTGTATGGCACCGCTACAGCACCAACCTGCCAACTGCCTTAACCGGGTCTGCCGATCCGGCCATTACCCGCCTCCCTGTACCGGTTGTTGGTTTTTACACCTTGCTGTATATCTGCCTATGCCTGTTGCTGCTTAGACTGCTCGTTGTTACCTCACTGCGCTTCCGCTTCATTCTGGCAGCTTACGCGGGGAGCTTTGGTGCCTGCCTGGTACTACTAGTCCTGGCTAAGCTCCTGCCCGGCGCATTGGGCCTTTATCAGCTGGGTCGTAACCTGATTGATTTTATCGTTTCTCCTCTACCAATCATGGCACTTGTCCCTTTGGTATATTGGTATTATCCCGCTGCGGCTCCAGCTACCGCAGCCAAATAA
- the xrtX gene encoding exosortase X, producing the protein MDTRKRQLLRFGLLSLGIYFLWLGVYENWLGPDHRLDTELSNNIAAGSAFALRLVGFDAGTASQHIVTIAGQQVVAVWPPCNGLVLYALFTGFILAFPGPAKSKLWFIPIGIAAIYLINILRVAALALNHVYARGSVDFNHHYTFTFIVYAFILLLWALWVRRFAQPAA; encoded by the coding sequence ATGGATACCCGCAAGCGTCAGTTGCTTCGTTTTGGACTACTCAGCCTAGGTATCTATTTCCTGTGGCTTGGTGTATATGAAAACTGGCTGGGCCCGGACCACCGGCTGGACACAGAATTATCCAACAACATTGCCGCGGGTAGCGCCTTCGCATTGCGGCTCGTTGGCTTCGACGCCGGCACTGCCAGCCAGCACATCGTAACTATTGCCGGCCAGCAGGTAGTAGCCGTGTGGCCGCCTTGCAACGGACTGGTGCTCTATGCGTTGTTCACGGGCTTCATCCTCGCTTTTCCCGGCCCGGCCAAATCAAAGCTCTGGTTTATTCCTATTGGTATAGCGGCCATTTACCTTATCAATATTCTACGTGTAGCGGCCCTGGCTTTAAACCACGTCTACGCTCGTGGGTCAGTTGATTTCAATCATCACTACACCTTCACATTCATAGTATACGCCTTTATTCTGCTGCTGTGGGCCCTGTGGGTTAGGCGTTTCGCTCAGCCAGCTGCCTAA
- a CDS encoding PID-CTERM protein-sorting domain-containing protein yields the protein MKNVLLKLLLMGSLLIMASVAHAQSDEPPEGGPMPDDPTAVPIDGGASLLLAAGVGLGVRQLRRRKTAK from the coding sequence ATGAAAAACGTACTGCTGAAGCTGCTATTGATGGGCAGTTTGTTGATAATGGCCAGCGTAGCCCATGCACAAAGCGACGAGCCCCCAGAAGGCGGCCCCATGCCCGACGATCCTACGGCCGTACCCATTGATGGCGGGGCCTCCCTCCTGCTGGCTGCCGGCGTAGGCCTAGGCGTGCGGCAGCTACGCCGCCGCAAAACGGCCAAGTAA
- a CDS encoding T9SS type A sorting domain-containing protein yields the protein MKKTLLTHSSSGLSRHAWRALLGLGLAATLGTSPALAAPLAAPASKPVVAAEVDRVVTGDEQILTNDTYHNLTIKAGATLEIYGEVTITGTMTVETGGTLNCAGFQGGVVKGPGAFVLEDEATLIIRSAEGIAATGQNTGIIQTTARSFSSKAAYAYLVPPFFILETPPVTGTGLPAEVALLLIGPDISSISARQQKPADSPFAILLSKDVKVSTGVVMASADLYLNEHQLTLLSTKDVTAEILPVNFFADFEGEVIGSTVVAQKYIDAATPIGYHHLSSPVQDAPFKALESGGNFKAILNSAYNSAEKPGALEEFPNVFGYDERRLATANESYGQTFSRGWFSPTESSMEEGRGYSVNIRRGQTLKFAGAVNNGPVGPLTLTRGDEEDSGWNLLGNPYPSSIDWYAADQLGVIPGGMERSAYIYSPTSQYGGTYRTYFNNGDGTSFGDPMIAPGQGFFTRLFNDNSSVELTFTNEIRGAFNFEPTELQASLPKLTQRTTAKRITSPTQPYVQLELKTASGLADPTYVYFQAKATAAVENNYDAPKLRNVGAASLFTMVGAKELAVNGQAPLAGLAVSIPVGVAAGAGTYTLRAEKILNFAGAQPVSLVDNVTGKTTDLRQQPEYTFTLDKAFSGHRFNLVFGASSVTGNRDAVKSAQVALYPNPARTAFELQIPVVTGGKIVKARLYNQLGQCVQTRSLPMTSQGAQGSFDVRSLARGVYSLQLEIGTTLLTKRVVLE from the coding sequence ATGAAAAAAACCCTACTCACACATTCATCTTCTGGCCTCTCCCGCCACGCGTGGCGGGCCTTGCTGGGCCTGGGCCTGGCAGCCACGCTGGGCACGTCACCGGCCCTGGCGGCACCGCTTGCCGCGCCGGCCAGCAAACCGGTGGTTGCTGCCGAAGTAGACCGCGTCGTCACGGGCGACGAGCAGATTCTGACGAATGACACTTACCATAACTTAACCATTAAGGCAGGCGCTACGCTGGAGATTTACGGGGAAGTCACTATTACGGGCACTATGACCGTTGAAACCGGCGGTACGCTGAACTGCGCGGGCTTCCAAGGAGGAGTAGTGAAGGGGCCGGGCGCCTTCGTGCTGGAAGATGAGGCCACTCTGATTATCAGAAGCGCCGAAGGCATTGCCGCAACCGGCCAAAACACCGGTATTATTCAAACGACGGCCCGCTCATTCAGTTCCAAGGCTGCCTATGCTTATCTGGTACCTCCATTTTTTATACTCGAAACTCCTCCCGTGACGGGAACTGGCTTGCCAGCAGAAGTAGCCCTCTTACTAATCGGACCCGATATCAGCAGCATCTCGGCTCGTCAGCAAAAGCCAGCCGATTCTCCTTTCGCAATCTTACTTAGCAAGGATGTGAAAGTCAGCACGGGGGTAGTGATGGCCTCAGCTGATTTATACCTGAATGAGCACCAGCTTACGCTGCTCTCGACCAAGGATGTCACAGCCGAGATACTCCCTGTCAATTTTTTTGCAGACTTTGAGGGCGAAGTCATCGGCAGTACAGTAGTAGCGCAGAAATACATTGACGCCGCTACGCCTATCGGGTATCATCACCTGTCTTCTCCCGTTCAGGATGCGCCATTCAAAGCGCTGGAAAGTGGTGGCAACTTCAAGGCAATTCTCAACTCTGCTTATAACTCCGCAGAGAAGCCCGGCGCCCTTGAAGAGTTCCCCAACGTATTTGGCTACGATGAACGCCGGCTGGCTACGGCCAACGAATCGTACGGGCAGACGTTTTCCCGCGGCTGGTTTTCGCCCACTGAATCAAGCATGGAGGAAGGACGCGGCTATTCCGTCAACATCCGCCGAGGCCAGACGCTCAAGTTTGCCGGCGCAGTAAACAATGGCCCCGTAGGGCCGCTTACCCTCACGCGCGGCGACGAAGAAGATAGCGGATGGAACCTGCTCGGCAACCCCTACCCGTCCTCCATCGACTGGTATGCGGCTGATCAGTTAGGCGTTATTCCTGGCGGCATGGAACGCTCGGCTTACATCTACTCGCCCACCAGCCAGTATGGCGGCACGTACCGGACATACTTTAACAATGGAGACGGAACATCTTTTGGTGACCCTATGATTGCCCCGGGCCAGGGCTTTTTCACCCGGCTTTTTAATGACAACAGCTCTGTAGAGCTTACCTTCACCAACGAAATACGCGGAGCTTTTAATTTCGAACCCACCGAACTCCAAGCCAGCCTGCCCAAGCTCACCCAGCGCACAACGGCCAAGCGCATCACCAGTCCCACGCAGCCCTACGTGCAGCTGGAACTGAAAACCGCCAGCGGCCTCGCCGACCCCACGTACGTGTACTTCCAGGCGAAAGCCACTGCTGCCGTGGAGAACAACTACGATGCGCCCAAGCTGCGCAACGTAGGCGCGGCTTCGCTCTTCACGATGGTAGGCGCTAAGGAACTGGCCGTGAACGGACAGGCACCTTTGGCGGGCCTGGCCGTGAGCATTCCGGTAGGTGTAGCCGCCGGCGCCGGCACTTATACCCTGCGCGCCGAGAAAATCCTGAACTTCGCCGGTGCTCAGCCCGTGTCGTTGGTCGATAATGTAACCGGCAAAACCACTGACCTACGCCAGCAGCCGGAGTACACCTTCACGCTGGACAAAGCCTTTTCCGGGCACCGCTTTAATCTTGTTTTCGGAGCCAGCAGCGTAACCGGCAACCGCGACGCCGTGAAATCGGCGCAGGTAGCCTTGTATCCCAACCCAGCCCGCACCGCGTTTGAGCTGCAGATTCCGGTAGTAACCGGGGGCAAAATTGTTAAGGCCCGCCTCTACAACCAGCTAGGCCAGTGCGTGCAAACCCGCAGCCTGCCCATGACCAGCCAGGGTGCCCAGGGCTCCTTTGACGTGCGCAGTCTGGCCCGCGGAGTCTACTCCCTGCAGCTGGAAATCGGCACTACGCTGCTTACCAAGCGGGTAGTTCTGGAATAG
- a CDS encoding MoxR family ATPase — MENYRDKIRQVFTEVGKVVVGQHYMVNRLLIGLFTGGHILLEGVPGLAKTLTISTLSRVMHLPFQRVQFTPDLLPSDLIGTMIYNQSQSIFEVKKGPIFANLVLADEINRSPAKVQSALLEAMQERQVTIGETTYPLDLPFLVLATQNPVEQEGTYPLPEAQVDRFMMKVFVDYLKKADELEVMRRMANLSYVDEVNPVLTKEDIFAIRSQINQVQISETLEKYIIELVFATRKPAEYDLPDFQQYVQFGVSPRASIALHRAAKAVAFLDERDYVLPEDIKEVAADVLNHRILLNYEAEADGIRTQDLIEAILRKVPIS; from the coding sequence GTGGAAAACTACCGCGACAAAATCCGCCAGGTATTTACTGAAGTTGGCAAAGTGGTGGTGGGCCAGCACTACATGGTCAACCGGCTGCTGATTGGCCTGTTTACGGGCGGGCACATCCTGCTGGAAGGGGTGCCGGGCCTAGCCAAAACCCTTACCATCAGTACCCTGTCCCGGGTAATGCACCTGCCGTTTCAGCGCGTGCAGTTCACCCCCGATCTGCTGCCCTCCGACCTCATCGGCACCATGATCTACAACCAGAGCCAGTCGATATTTGAGGTGAAGAAGGGGCCGATTTTCGCCAACCTCGTGCTGGCCGACGAAATCAACCGCTCCCCGGCCAAGGTGCAGAGTGCCCTGCTCGAAGCCATGCAGGAGCGGCAGGTTACCATCGGCGAAACCACGTACCCGCTGGATCTGCCGTTTCTGGTGCTGGCCACCCAAAACCCCGTGGAGCAGGAAGGCACTTACCCGCTGCCCGAGGCCCAGGTAGACCGCTTCATGATGAAGGTGTTCGTAGATTACCTCAAGAAGGCCGATGAGTTGGAAGTGATGCGCCGCATGGCCAACCTCAGCTACGTGGATGAAGTCAACCCCGTGCTCACCAAAGAAGACATCTTTGCCATCCGCAGCCAGATCAATCAGGTGCAGATTTCCGAAACCCTGGAGAAGTACATCATCGAGCTGGTTTTTGCCACCCGCAAGCCGGCTGAGTACGATCTGCCGGACTTTCAGCAGTATGTACAGTTTGGGGTAAGCCCGCGCGCCAGCATTGCCCTGCACCGGGCCGCCAAAGCCGTGGCGTTTCTGGATGAGCGTGACTACGTACTGCCCGAAGACATCAAGGAAGTGGCGGCCGATGTGCTCAACCACCGCATCCTGCTCAACTATGAAGCCGAGGCCGACGGCATCCGCACCCAGGATCTGATTGAGGCCATCCTGCGCAAAGTGCCCATCAGCTAA
- a CDS encoding lipopolysaccharide biosynthesis protein, whose translation MLRRVAYNFAARLSTALLSFGVVWLTARYLGAAGRGAVSLFVTDCAALLLFIGLLGGSSLIYLAPRRNLWHLLLPAYGWAVVVCAAGTAVVGLLRQPAFAYLLHLGSLSLVQAFFSINCALLLGRRREGSYNLLTAAQVALLAGGLLLAFGLAVRWQAVSTYYYASYVAFGLPLLLSFRLLLRLPDQLRLDLRLRATTRELARHSRGAHFSNILAFANYRLSYYFVAYYADARAVGILSVGVALMEALWLIPRSTALVQYVDMVHTAGTGPLPTAALRVARLTIAGTLAAVLALIGLPAELLSRVFGAEFGAARPVMLLLAPGVVVMAVQLLVSSYFAALARYRINNTAATLGLAVTLIACALLIPKLGIRGAALASTCSYVASTSFLLWHFQRATGSGFRAFLLRPDDVAHGWRLLRQRWR comes from the coding sequence ATGCTCCGTCGCGTCGCGTACAATTTTGCTGCCCGACTAAGTACGGCTCTGCTGAGTTTTGGCGTGGTCTGGCTGACGGCGCGTTACCTGGGTGCAGCGGGACGTGGGGCCGTGAGCTTGTTTGTTACGGATTGCGCGGCCCTGCTCTTGTTCATCGGGCTCTTGGGTGGCTCTTCGCTGATTTACCTGGCGCCGCGCCGCAACCTGTGGCACCTTCTGCTGCCGGCCTACGGCTGGGCCGTGGTGGTGTGCGCGGCCGGCACAGCAGTAGTCGGGCTGCTTCGCCAGCCTGCATTTGCTTACCTGCTGCATCTGGGCAGCCTGAGCTTGGTGCAGGCATTTTTTTCCATCAACTGCGCGCTGCTGCTGGGCCGGCGCCGCGAAGGCAGCTACAACCTGCTCACGGCGGCGCAGGTGGCATTGCTGGCGGGCGGCTTGCTGCTGGCCTTCGGGCTGGCTGTGCGGTGGCAGGCAGTGAGTACTTATTATTATGCTTCCTATGTAGCGTTTGGGTTGCCTCTGCTGCTGAGCTTCAGGCTACTGCTGAGGCTACCCGACCAACTGCGGCTGGACCTGCGGCTGCGGGCTACCACCCGCGAACTGGCCCGCCACAGCCGGGGGGCGCACTTCTCCAATATCCTGGCCTTTGCCAATTACCGCCTCAGCTACTATTTCGTAGCCTACTATGCCGATGCCCGAGCGGTGGGTATCCTATCGGTAGGCGTGGCGCTGATGGAGGCCCTCTGGTTGATTCCGCGCAGCACCGCCCTGGTGCAGTATGTAGACATGGTACACACGGCCGGTACCGGTCCGCTTCCCACCGCTGCTTTACGCGTGGCGCGCCTCACCATAGCCGGCACGCTGGCGGCCGTACTGGCGCTAATCGGGCTGCCGGCGGAACTGCTGAGCCGGGTGTTCGGGGCTGAGTTTGGGGCCGCGCGCCCGGTTATGCTGCTGCTGGCTCCCGGCGTGGTGGTTATGGCTGTTCAGCTGCTGGTGAGCAGCTATTTCGCGGCCCTGGCCCGCTACCGCATCAACAATACTGCCGCCACGCTGGGCTTGGCCGTCACGCTGATTGCCTGCGCTCTGCTTATTCCGAAGCTGGGCATCCGGGGGGCGGCGCTGGCTTCTACCTGCTCCTACGTGGCTTCCACCTCCTTTTTGCTGTGGCACTTCCAACGGGCTACTGGCAGCGGCTTCAGGGCCTTCCTGCTACGCCCTGATGACGTGGCGCACGGGTGGCGGCTGTTGCGGCAGCGCTGGCGCTAG
- a CDS encoding glycosyltransferase has translation MRILHLPKWYPNRYDDQDGDFVARHIAAIAQAEPTAQTAVVFAAVARHPLPALIEAEHDPTGLVPTWRYYYRARITGLKPLDKLLKLLLWLECMRRGLGAVRQHWGGSRPDITHAHILLRPGVLALWLKWRHRIPYLITENWTIFLPANDERRSWFRGWLAGWLVKQADAYTPVSDDLRRALARLGGVNPHTVIIPNVVDTELFHLPAESGPRRGLLNVAAFNEQAKNLSGTLRTIARLRSQKPELRLHLRIAGYGLAEAQMHQLATDLGLLTDGTVEFLGKLTPAQVAAEMQLAQVFVLFSNYENLPCVLLEAQASGLPVVATRVNGVPEMVPEDGSCGLLVPAGDEAALAEALLTALQAPAGRFDASAMRARAVSRFSYPAVGAAFWRVYRQLLAQA, from the coding sequence ATGCGCATCCTGCACCTGCCCAAGTGGTACCCCAACCGCTACGATGATCAGGATGGCGACTTTGTAGCCCGGCACATTGCGGCTATTGCCCAGGCCGAGCCCACGGCCCAAACCGCCGTGGTATTTGCCGCCGTAGCCCGCCACCCCTTGCCTGCCTTGATTGAGGCCGAACACGACCCGACGGGGCTGGTGCCTACCTGGCGCTATTATTACCGCGCCCGGATTACAGGCCTGAAGCCGTTGGATAAGCTACTGAAGCTGCTGCTTTGGCTGGAATGCATGCGCCGGGGCCTTGGTGCCGTGCGGCAGCACTGGGGCGGCTCCCGCCCCGATATTACGCATGCCCACATTCTGCTGCGCCCGGGCGTTCTGGCTCTTTGGCTGAAGTGGCGCCACCGGATTCCGTACCTTATCACGGAAAACTGGACCATCTTTCTGCCCGCCAATGATGAGCGCCGGAGCTGGTTCCGGGGGTGGCTAGCGGGGTGGCTGGTAAAGCAGGCCGATGCCTACACGCCCGTTTCGGATGACTTGCGCCGGGCCCTGGCACGCCTGGGCGGCGTGAACCCGCATACCGTCATCATCCCGAATGTGGTAGATACGGAGCTGTTTCACCTGCCGGCTGAGTCCGGGCCCCGCCGGGGTCTGCTGAACGTAGCCGCCTTCAACGAGCAGGCCAAAAACCTGAGTGGCACTTTGCGCACAATAGCCCGCCTGCGCAGCCAGAAGCCCGAGTTGCGCCTGCATCTGCGCATTGCGGGGTACGGGCTGGCTGAGGCCCAGATGCACCAATTGGCCACCGACCTGGGCTTGCTGACCGACGGCACGGTGGAGTTCCTGGGCAAGCTCACGCCCGCGCAGGTAGCGGCCGAAATGCAGCTTGCCCAGGTGTTCGTGCTGTTTTCCAATTACGAAAACCTGCCCTGCGTACTGCTTGAGGCTCAGGCCAGCGGCCTGCCGGTGGTGGCTACCCGCGTGAATGGCGTGCCCGAAATGGTGCCTGAAGACGGCTCCTGCGGCCTGCTGGTACCGGCCGGCGACGAGGCAGCCCTGGCTGAAGCCTTACTCACAGCCCTACAAGCTCCGGCTGGCCGCTTCGATGCCAGTGCTATGCGGGCCCGGGCCGTTAGTAGGTTCAGCTATCCGGCGGTGGGGGCTGCTTTCTGGCGGGTGTACCGGCAGCTGCTGGCGCAGGCGTAG
- a CDS encoding T9SS type A sorting domain-containing protein, which translates to MKKFVLPAFLLAALLSSSAQRAQAQAPVVTVKDKITANTTWSNKNVYLLDGFVRVADGATLTIEPGTVIKGKKDTQGTLIVEQGGKLMADGTASQPIVFTSNSDKGKRARGDWGGVILLGRAPQNISGTTAVIEGGVNGVFGGTVANDNSGILRYVRIEFPGVAFQPDNEINGLTLGGVGSGTIIDHVQISYSGDDSFEWFGGSVNAKHLVAFRGLDDDFDSDNGFSGKVQYAVALRDPEVADISGSNSFESDNDKNGSANSPKTSAVFSNVSSFLPASTNLNSDYKRAMHIRRNSALSVFNSVFTGWPTGLLLDGTPSEANATSGELQIKNTVLASAKTNFAAASGSSYDVAGFFNAATRNNQLTTTDALSLNADNFSLTAPKFMPLAASSLQAGADFTDAKISGEFFDKVAFRGAFGAEDWTAGWTNFDPQNTDYASGITTASRKKSDQLAGLSVYPNPAAGQASVAFVLRRGATAAVRVLDVTGREVAQLSQPTKLAAGAHELRLPSLKAGVYVATVVTEETTQAVRFVVTQ; encoded by the coding sequence ATGAAAAAGTTTGTACTTCCTGCTTTCCTGCTCGCCGCGCTGCTCAGTTCCTCCGCTCAACGGGCGCAGGCACAGGCACCCGTGGTAACGGTTAAGGACAAGATTACGGCCAACACCACCTGGTCCAACAAGAACGTGTACCTGCTCGACGGCTTCGTGCGGGTGGCCGACGGCGCCACGCTCACCATTGAGCCCGGCACTGTTATTAAAGGCAAGAAAGACACCCAGGGCACGCTGATTGTGGAACAGGGCGGTAAGCTCATGGCCGACGGCACGGCCAGCCAGCCCATTGTATTCACTTCGAACTCGGACAAAGGCAAGCGCGCCCGCGGCGACTGGGGCGGCGTGATTCTGCTGGGCCGCGCCCCCCAGAACATCAGCGGCACCACGGCCGTGATTGAGGGCGGCGTGAACGGCGTGTTCGGCGGCACCGTAGCCAACGACAACTCCGGTATCCTGCGCTACGTGCGCATCGAATTCCCCGGCGTGGCTTTCCAGCCCGACAACGAAATCAACGGTCTGACGCTGGGCGGCGTGGGCTCCGGCACCATTATCGACCACGTACAGATATCCTATTCCGGCGACGACTCCTTTGAGTGGTTTGGGGGCAGCGTGAATGCCAAGCACCTGGTGGCCTTCCGCGGGCTGGATGATGACTTCGACTCCGACAACGGCTTTTCGGGCAAGGTGCAGTACGCCGTGGCCCTGCGCGACCCGGAAGTGGCCGACATTTCGGGCTCCAATAGCTTTGAGTCGGACAACGACAAGAACGGCTCGGCCAACTCGCCCAAAACCAGCGCGGTTTTCTCGAACGTGAGCAGCTTCCTGCCCGCTTCTACCAACCTGAACTCGGACTACAAGCGCGCTATGCACATCCGGCGCAACTCGGCGCTGTCGGTCTTCAACTCGGTCTTCACGGGCTGGCCCACCGGCTTGCTGCTGGATGGTACGCCCTCGGAAGCCAACGCCACGAGCGGGGAGCTGCAAATCAAGAACACCGTGCTGGCCAGCGCCAAAACGAACTTCGCCGCTGCCTCGGGCAGTTCCTACGACGTAGCCGGCTTCTTCAACGCCGCCACGCGCAACAACCAGCTGACCACCACCGACGCGCTGAGTTTGAACGCCGACAACTTCAGCCTCACGGCGCCTAAGTTTATGCCGCTGGCCGCCTCCAGCCTGCAGGCCGGCGCCGACTTCACCGACGCTAAAATCAGTGGGGAGTTTTTCGATAAAGTAGCGTTCCGGGGCGCCTTCGGCGCCGAAGACTGGACGGCTGGCTGGACCAACTTCGACCCGCAGAACACCGACTATGCCAGCGGCATCACCACCGCCAGCCGTAAGAAATCCGACCAGCTGGCCGGCCTGAGCGTGTACCCCAACCCGGCCGCCGGCCAGGCCTCTGTGGCTTTCGTGCTGCGGCGTGGGGCGACGGCCGCCGTGCGCGTGCTGGACGTGACCGGCCGCGAGGTTGCCCAACTGAGCCAGCCCACGAAACTGGCTGCTGGTGCGCACGAGCTGCGCCTGCCCAGCCTGAAAGCCGGCGTATATGTAGCCACAGTAGTTACCGAAGAAACCACCCAGGCCGTACGCTTCGTGGTGACACAATAG